A window of the Brassica oleracea var. oleracea cultivar TO1000 chromosome C1, BOL, whole genome shotgun sequence genome harbors these coding sequences:
- the LOC106304420 gene encoding probable calcium-binding protein CML49: MSGYPPSSQGYGYGGNPPPQQPYGSSGNPPPPQPYGSSGANPPPYGSSAASPYAVPYGSQPPPSSAPYGAPPSAPYASPPGDHKPHKEKPQAAYGSPGGYGSSGGYGGYGAPPSGHGGGYGAPPPPQQAGYGSPFASLVPSAFPPGTDPNIVTCFQAADRDQSGFIDDKELQGALSSYNQSFSMRTVHLLMYLFTNSNVRKIGPKEFTSLFYSLQSWRSIFERFDKDRSGKIDTNELRDALLSLGFSVSPVVLDLLVSKFDKSGGRNRAIEYDNFIECCLTVKGLTEKFKEKDTALSGSATFNYEAFMLTVLPFLVA, from the exons ATGTCTGGTTACCCTCCTTCGAGCCAAGGTTACGGTTACGGCGGTAACCCACCGCCGCAACAACCCTACGGATCCTCCGGCAATCCACCACCGCCTCAACCTTACGGATCCTCCGGCGCTAATCCTCCACCGTACGGATCCTCAGCTGCCTCACCCTACGCCGTCCCCTACGGCTCTCAGCCTCCGCCGTCCTCCGCTCCTTACGGCGCGCCACCGTCGGCACCTTACGCGTCTCCTCCGGGAGACCACAAGCCGCACAAAGAAAAGCCTCAGGCCGCTTACGGATCCCCCGGTGGCTACGGATCGTCTGGTGGTTACGGTGGCTACGGAGCTCCTCCGTCGGGACACGGCGGAGGATACGGAGCTCCTCCTCCTCCTCAGCAGGCTGGTTACGGAAGCCCGTTCGCGTCTCTGGTCCCGTCGGCGTTTCCTCCGGGTACGGATCCGAACATCGTGACTTGCTTCCAGGCGGCGGATCGGGACCAGAGCGGCTTCATCGACGACAAGGAGCTTCAGGGGGCGCTCTCTTCGTATAATCAGAGCTTCAGCATGAGAACTGTTCATCTCCTCATGTATCTCTTCACCAACAGCAACGTTAGAAAGATCG GACCGAAAGAGTTTACTTCACTTTTCTATAGTCTTCAGAGTTGGAGG AGCATATTTGAGAGATTTGATAAGGACAGAAGTGGTAAAATCGATACGAATGAGCTGAGAGATGCACTCTTGAGCCTCGGGTTTTCAGTGTCTCCTGTGGTTTTGGATCTGCTAGTTTCTAAGTTTGACAAGAGCGGAGGCAGGAACAGAGCTATTGAATATGATAACTTCATCGA GTGCTGTTTGACTGTTAAG GGGCTGACTGAGAAGTTTAAGGAGAAGGATACGGCGTTGTCAGGATCAGCTACTTTCAACTACGAGGCCTTCATGCTCACTGTTCTACCGTTCCTCGTCGCTTAA
- the LOC106297260 gene encoding uncharacterized protein LOC106297260, translating into MAACIDLSRIPHIPGRLHATNHPYQRYGPKGFMEIKALPNDDLYVRVDLPGVPDDAIRHRVDAVRQKVVFFSGEEVLGDGDNADDVREYSGTAGLGCDCCEITGVDAKMKDGVLRMILTRVKVKDHDSNKCTHFLPPNAGKSGRYDVNSPVMVEVEEHPYVVKGRKDTLATNRTSDGCFRFSVDMPGVCSDDVFVIPNQNEIKFYGENKEVYEHDESCRIFLGAISNRQCCSFGIPLLSHGIAWDAEFGVLKVRVSPPPRNNHN; encoded by the exons ATGGCTGCATGCATTGACTTGTCGAGGATTCCCCACATCCCTG GGAGGTTGCACGCGACCAACCACCCTTACCAGAGGTACGGTCCAAAGGGTTTCATGGAAATCAAGGCCCTCCCCAACGACGACCTCTACGTCCGCGTCGACCTCCCCGGCGTTCCAGACGACGCCATCCGCCACAGAGTCGACGCCGTGAGACAAAAGGTCGTCTTTTTCTCCGGCGAGGAAGTTCTCGGCGACGGAGACAACGCCGACGACGTTCGCGAGTACTCTGGAACCGCCGGTCTGGGCTGCGACTGCTGCGAGATCACCGGGGTCGATGCCAAGATGAAAGATGGAGTCTTGAGGATGATTCTCACAAGGGTCAAAGTCAAAGACCATGACAGCAACAAGTGCACTCACTTTCTCCCTCCTAACGCAG GCAAATCTGGGAGATACGATGTGAATTCACCTGTCATGGTTGAAGTGGAGGAACATCCCTATGTGGTGAAAGGTCGCAAGGACACGTTGGCTACCAACCGAACATCTGATGGATGTTTTCGCTTCTCCGTGGACATGCCTGGTGTCTGCAGCGACGACGTGTTCGTGATTCCCAACCAGAACGAGATCAAGTTCTACGGTGAGAACAAGGAGGTGTATGAGCATGACGAGAGTTGCCGTATTTTCCTTGGAGCCATCAGCAATCGTCAGTGTTGTTCCTTTGGGATTCCGCTTCTCAGCCACGGCATCGCTTGGGATGCAGAGTTTGGTGTTCTCAAAGTGCGCGTCTCACCACCTCCTCGCAACAACCACAATTGA
- the LOC106342075 gene encoding probable sugar phosphate/phosphate translocator At5g04160, which produces MNNKKNPDQKPEMPPSSSSPKKQTLFISSLILLWYTSNIGVLLLNKFLLSNYGFKFPIFLTMCHMSACAILSYVSIVFLKLVPLQHLKSRSQFMKVATLSIVFCASVVGGNVSLRYLPVSFNQAVGATTPFFTALFAYLMTFKREAWVTYGALVPVVTGVVIASGGEPGFHWFGFIMCISATAARAFKSVLQGILLSSEGEKLNSMNLMLYMSPIAVIALLPVTIVMEPDVMSVTLSLARQHQYMWILLLVNSVMAYSANLLNFLVTKHTSALTLQVLGNAKGAVAVVISILLFRNPVTVMGIGGYSITVLGVVAYGETKRRFR; this is translated from the exons ATGAACAACAAGAAGAACCCAGATCAGAAACCAGAGATGCCACCATCCTCATCCTCCCCGAAGAAACAAACCCTCTTCATCTCCTCCCTCATCCTCCTCTGGTACACCTCCAACATCGGCGTCCTCCTCCTCAACAAGTTCCTCCTCTCCAACTACGGCTTCAAATTCCCCATCTTCCTCACCATGTGCCACATGTCCGCCTGCGCCATCCTCAGCTACGTCTCCATCGTCTTCCTCAAGCTCGTCCCCCTCCAGCACCTCAAATCTCGCTCCCAGTTCATGAAGGTCGCGACCCTCAGCATTGTCTTCTGCGCATCCGTCGTCGGTGGGAATGTCTCTCTCCGTTATCTTCCCGTTTCGTTTAATCAGGCTGTTGGCGCTACGACGCCGTTTTTTACGGCGCTGTTTGCGTATCTCATGACGTTTAAGAGAGAGGCTTGGGTCACGTATGGTGCTCTCGTCCCCGTTGTTACCGGTGTTGTGATCGCTAGTGGG GGTGAGCCAGGTTTCCACTGGTTTGGGTTCATTATGTGCATTAGTGCAACCGCGGCAAGAGCTTTTAAATCTGTTCTTCAAGGCATCTTACTTTCTTCCGAGGG AGAAAAGTTGAACTCGATGAACTTGATGCTGTACATGTCCCCTATAGCAGTCATTGCGCTTCTACCCGTCACGATTGTTATGGAACCAGATGTGATGAGCGTGACTCTATCGCTCGCCAGACAACATCAGTACATGTGGATACTTCTTTTGGTGAACTCTGTAATGGCTTATTCAGCTAACTTGTTGAACTTTTTGGTTACCAAGCACACAAGCGCGCTTACCCTCCAG GTTCTTGGAAACGCTAAAGGAGCGGTTGCGGTTGTGATCTCGATCTTGCTTTTCCGAAACCCGGTCACGGTGATGGGGATAGGCGGGTACAGTATAACAGTGCTTGGGGTTGTTGCATATGGAGAGACTAAACGCAGGTTTAGATGA
- the LOC106321153 gene encoding ATPase ASNA1 homolog 2-like — translation MATLSSSLLSSSPLCKSRFSPSRTVFISFSPRRTLSVASPAILSLSVKHHRCRNSFQVRSVASPAETASEFDEMVSGTKRKYYMLGGKGGVGKTSCAASLAVRFANNGHPTLVVSTDPAHSLSDSFAQDLTGGMLVPVEGPESPLFALEINPEKAREEFRSASQANGGTGVKDFMDGMGLGMLVEQLGELKLGELLDAPPPGLDEAIAISKVIQFLESPEYNMFTRIVFDTAPTGHTLRLLSLPDFLDASIGKILKLRQKITSATSAIKSVFGKEDNKPDAADKLERLRERMVKVRELFRDTESTEFVIVTIPTVMAVSESSRLSASLKKESVPVKRLVVNQILPPSSSDCKFCSIKRKDQMRALDMIREDSELSGLTLMQAPLVDMEIRGVPALRFLGDIIWK, via the exons ATGGCGACTCTTTCGTCCTCTCTATTATCTTCTTCTCCTCTATGCAAATCCAGATTCTCCCCATCGAGAACTGTCTTCATCTCTTTCTCCCCTCGAAGAACTCTCTCCGTCGCCTCGCCGGCGATTCTCTCTCTCTCCGTCAAACATCATCGCTGCAGAAACTCTTTCCAAG TGAGATCGGTAGCTAGTCCGGCGGAGACGGCGTCGGAGTTCGATGAGATGGTCTCCGGGACGAAGAGGAAGTATTACATGCTCGGAGGAAAAGGAGGAGTGGGGAAAACTAGCTGCGCTGCTTCTTTGGCTGTGAGGTTTGCTAACAATGGTCACCCAACTCTTGTTGTCTCCACTGATCCAGCTCATTCATTGAGTGACTCCTTTGCTCAG GACTTGACTGGAGGAATGCTTGTGCCTGTTGAAGGACCTGAATCTCCTTTGTTTGCTCTTGAA ATAAACCCTGAGAAGGCTAGAGAGGAGTTTCGTAGTGCCTCTCAGGCGAATGGAGGGACTGGGGTTAAAGATTTTATGGATGGTATGGGTCTTGGGATGCTTGTTGAACAG TTGGGGGAACTAAAACTTGGTGAGTTGCTTGACGCACCGCCTCCTGGATTGGATGAAGCCATTGCCATTTCTAAG GTTATTCAGTTTTTGGAATCACCTGAGTATAACATGTTCACCAGGATTGTGTTTGACACTGCACCAACG GGTCACACGCTGAGGCTACTCTCCTTACCAGACTTCCTGGACGCGTCCATAGGTAAAATCTTGAAG CTTAGGCAGAAAATAACCTCAGCTACCTCAGCAATCAAATCAGTCTTTGGGAAAGAAGATAACAAGCCTGATGCT GCTGACAAATTGGAACGGCTAAGAGAGAGGATGGTTAAAGTTAGAGAGCTTTTTCGTGACACAGAGTCAACAGAGTTTGTCATTGTCACTATCCCCACG GTAATGGCTGTCAGCGAGTCTTCTAGATTAAGTGCTTCGTTGAAGAAAGAAAGTGTCCCCGTCAAAAGACTTGTTGTTAATCAGATTCTCCCACCATCCTCTTCTGACTGCAAATTTTGTTCGATAAAAAGAAAG GACCAAATGCGAGCTCTTGATATGATCAGGGAGGATTCAGAACTCTCAGGTTTGACATTAATGCAGGCTCCGCTTGTAGACATGGAGATCAGAGGTGTTCCTGCTCTGCGCTTCTTGGGAGATATCATTTGGAAATGA
- the LOC106302706 gene encoding glycerol-3-phosphate dehydrogenase SDP6, mitochondrial-like, with the protein MSVSSIRRLAVSAAVIAAASGGAVYLSPSVASSDGGGGGPILDSLNRTLGDPSASVPSRSAQESALVKATSSNPLDVLVIGGGATGSGVALDAATRGLRVGLVEREDFSSGTSSRSTKLIHGGVRYLEKAVFNLDYGQLKLVFHALEERKQLIENAPHLCHALPCMTPCFDWFEVVYYWMGLKMYDLVAGPRLLHLSRYYSAQESAELFPTLARKGKDKSLRGTVVYYDGQMNDSRLNVGLACTAALAGAAVLNHAEVVSLITDDVTKRIVGARVRNNLTGKEFESYARVVVNAAGPFCDSIRKMVDEDTKPMICPSSGVHIVLPDYYSPEGMGLIVPKTKDGRVVFMLPWLGRTVAGTTDSNTSITPLPEPHEDEIQFILDAISDYLNIKVRRTDVLSAWSGIRPLAMDPTAKSTESISRDHVVFEEHPGLVTITGGKWTTYRSMAEDAVNAAIKSGKLSPTNGCVTQKLQLLGSHGWEPSSFTALAQQYVRMKKTYGGKVVPGAMDTAAAKHLSHAYGSMAERVATIAQEEGLGKRLAHGHPFLEAEVAYCARHEYCESAVDFIARRCRIAFLDTDAAARALQRVVEIMATEHKWDKSREKQEMQKAKEFLQTFKSSKNAQFHDGKHH; encoded by the exons ATGTCAGTCTCTTCCATCCGCCGTTTAGCCGTCTCCGCCGCCGTAATCGCCGCTGCATCCGGCGGCGCCGTCTACCTCTCCCCCTCCGTTGCCTCCAGCGACGGAGGCGGCGGCGGTCCGATTCTAGATTCGTTGAATCGTACTCTCGGCGATCCCTCCGCCTCCGTACCGTCTCGATCCGCTCAAGAGTCTGCTCTCGTCAAAGCCACCTCTTCTAATCCGCTCGACGTCCTCGTCATTGGCGGTGGAGCCACCGGCTCTGGCGTCGCTCTCGACGCTGCGACACGTGGCCTCCGCGTAGGTCTCGTGGAGCGCGAGGATTTCTCCTCGGGGACGTCTTCACGTTCAACAAAGCTAATCCATGGAG GAGTTCGTTACTTGGAGAAAGCTGTGTTCAATCTCGACTACGGACAGCTGAAGCTTGTCTTCCACGCGCTTGAGGAGCGTAAACAGCTCATCGAGAACGCGCCCCATCTCTGCCACGCGCTCCCCTGTATGACACCCTGTTTCGACTGGTTCGAGGTTGTCTACTACTGGATGGGGCTGAAGATGTACGACTTGGTGGCGGGACCAAGGTTGTTGCATCTCTCGAGGTACTACTCTGCGCAAGAGTCTGCTGAGCTCTTCCCTACTCTTGCGAGGAAGGGGAAAGACAAGAGCTTGAGGGGAACTGTTGTGTATTACGACGGGCAAATGAATGATTCGCGTTTGAACGTGGGGTTGGCGTGTACTGCCGCGTTAGCTGGTGCTGCGGTTCTTAACCATGCTGAGGTTGTCTCGCTTATTACGGATGATGTTACCAAGAGAATTGTTGGTGCCAGGGTTCGTAACAATCTCACAG GCAAAGAGTTTGAGAGCTATGCGAGAGTAGTTGTTAACGCGGCTGGACCGTTCTGTGATTCCATAAGGAAGATGGTTGATGAAGATACAAAACCAATGATATGTCCAAGCAGCGGTGTACACATTGTGCTGCCTGATTACTATTCACCAGAAGGGATGGGGTTGATAGTTCCTAAAACCAAGGATGGTCGCGTTGTGTTTATGTTACCGTGGCTGGGAAGAACAGTAGCTGGGACTACAGACTCTAACACGTCAATCACTCCTCTTCCTGAACCTCATGAGGATGAGATTCAGTTTATACTTGACGCAATAAGTGACTATCTTAACATTAAG GTTCGGCGTACTGATGTTCTCTCGGCGTGGAGTGGTATCCGTCCATTGGCTATGGATCCAACTGCAAAGAGCACAGAGAGTATCTCAAGAGACCACGTTGTCTTCGAGGAACATCCTGGTCTGGTCACAATCACTGGTGGAAAGTGGACAACTTATCGAAG TATGGCTGAAGATGCGGTTAATGCAGCAATCAAATCAGGGAAGCTGAGTCCAACCAATGGATGCGTAACACAGAAGCTACAGCTTCTTGGTTCTCATGGATGGGAACCATCTTCTTTCACAGCTCTTGCGCAGCAATACGTGCGCATGAAGAAAACATATGGTGGTAAAGTGGTTCCTGGAGCAATGGACACAGCTGCTGCAAAGCATTTGTCACATGCATACGGTTCAATGGCTGAACGAGTCGCCACCATAGCTCAG GAGGAGGGTTTGGGGAAACGGTTGGCACATGGACATCCGTTTCTGGAAGCAGAGGTTGCGTACTGCGCAAGGCACGAGTACTGCGAGTCAGCGGTTGATTTCATAGCGAGGAGATGTAGAATAGCGTTCTTGGACACAGACGCGGCGGCGAGGGCGTTGCAGCGTGTGGTGGAGATTATGGCGACTGAACACAAGTGGGATAAGTCGAGGGAGAAGCAGGAGATGCAGAAGGCTAAAGAGTTTCTTCAGACTTTCAAGTCTTCCAAAAACGCACAGTTTCACGATGGCAAACACCACTGA